One window from the genome of Hyphomonas neptunium ATCC 15444 encodes:
- the ruvC gene encoding crossover junction endodeoxyribonuclease RuvC: protein MSTPIRILGIDPGLRHTGWGVIEQSGARLVHIAHGVIDPPTDLSMAERLGHIFEAVGELARHHAPHAAGVEETLVNANPRSALKLGQARGAAMAALAMAGVSVAEFAPRQIKLSVVGTGTADKDQVKFMVQRLLPRAGEMKLDAADALACAICAAHHLPLQMKRGAA from the coding sequence ATGAGCACCCCGATTCGAATTCTCGGCATTGATCCGGGCCTCCGCCATACCGGCTGGGGCGTGATAGAGCAGTCTGGCGCCCGCCTGGTGCATATCGCCCATGGCGTGATCGACCCGCCGACCGACCTCTCGATGGCTGAGCGGCTGGGGCATATTTTCGAGGCGGTGGGCGAACTGGCTCGCCATCATGCGCCCCATGCGGCCGGGGTTGAGGAAACGTTGGTGAACGCAAACCCCCGCTCGGCGCTGAAACTGGGCCAGGCGCGCGGGGCGGCGATGGCGGCGCTGGCGATGGCGGGTGTTTCGGTCGCTGAGTTTGCGCCCCGGCAGATCAAGCTCTCCGTCGTCGGCACCGGCACGGCCGACAAGGATCAGGTGAAATTCATGGTCCAGCGCCTGCTTCCCAGGGCAGGGGAGATGAAGCTCGACGCCGCCGACGCGCTTGCCTGCGCCATCTGCGCGGCGCACCATCTGCCGCTGCAGATGAAGCGGGGCGCGGCATGA